A part of Rattus rattus isolate New Zealand chromosome 6, Rrattus_CSIRO_v1, whole genome shotgun sequence genomic DNA contains:
- the LOC116903032 gene encoding putative vomeronasal receptor-like protein 4 → MSSIKDVLYFQAGLGVLANMFLLIFYIFIIPGHRPKPVDLISCQLTFIHIIMVLTGWDIWLADMFESLNIDNDFKCKATIYMNRVMRGLSICVTCLLSVFQAVTISPSTSLLAKFKHKLKKYIIYAFFYFWSFNLSFSSNQIFSIGAYTNMSETNQMRVTKFCSHFPMNSIIRGLILTVTTLRDVFLVGVMLSTSAYMVIFLFRHQRQCKHLHSINHLRVSPEERATQTILLLVICFVFMYWVDFIISSTSILLWKYDPVILTLQKFVMNVYPTISPLVQISSDNRIINVLKNMWPKCQQAF, encoded by the coding sequence ATGTCTTCAATCAAGGATGTTCTTTATTTCCAAGCTGGATTAGGAGTCCTAGCCAATATGTTTCTGCTGATTTTCTATATCTTCATAATCCCAGGTCACAGACCTAAGCCTGTGGACCTAATCTCCTGTCAACTGACCTTTATTCATATAATTATGGTTCTCACTGGATGGGATATTTGGCTTGCAGACATGTTTGAGTCATTGAACATTGATAATGACTTCAAATGTAAAGCAACTATTTACATGAACAGGGTGATGAGAGGCCTCTCTATCTGtgtcacctgcctcctgagtgtgttcCAGGCTGTCACTATCAGTCCCAGTACCTCGCTGTTggcaaaatttaaacataaattaaaaaagtatatCATCTatgctttcttctatttttggtcTTTCAATTTGTCCTTCAGTAGTAACCAGATCTTTTCTATTGGTGCTTATACCAATATGAGTGAGACCAACCAGATGAGGGTCACTAAGTTCTGCTCACACTTTCCCATGAACAGCATCATCAGGGGTTTGATTTTAACAGTAACTACTTtaagagatgtgtttcttgtggGTGTCATGCTAAGCACAAGTGCATACATGGTGATTTTCTTGTTCAGACATCAGAGGCAATGCAAGCATCTTCATAGCATCAACCACTTGAGAGTGTCCCCTGAGGAAAGGGCCACCCAGACCATCTTGCTCCTGGTGATTTGCTTTGTGTTCATGTACTGGGTGGACTTCATCATCTCATCCACATCTATCCTGTTATGGAAGTACGACCCTGTTATTCTGACTCTTCAGAAGTTTGTGATGAATGTCTATCCCACAATTAGCCCTTTGGTACAAATCAGTTCTGACAACAGAATAATCAATGTCCTGAAAAACATGTGGCCAAAATGCCAACAGGCTTTTTAA